The following proteins come from a genomic window of Cryptomeria japonica unplaced genomic scaffold, Sugi_1.0 HiC_scaffold_1777, whole genome shotgun sequence:
- the LOC131873457 gene encoding ankyrin repeat-containing protein At5g02620-like: protein MLRDLFVATRKGDLKVLQDIYGQNQRHVTRGLTFEGNSALHIATREGHLDVVKWLVSVKPCLAAARNSDKNTALHEAAKKGKPEVVKTLLKFNKYAVYRRNQFGETALIIASEHSHVEAAELLLAATPLFLVFWPREDRQTCLNTAAYAGHLDVVKLILGESRFCLNIMPFMLLIGDEKGVTPLHAAVHGGHKEIVKEILRPELNDWHKSLMTKKDKFGRCAIHIAAMKGHGDIIDLFMTSMPDCIEIRSTCLKTVVHFAVEYDQLSVFKKLLFENEGETNAKLVSYDYDIWGNTALHLAAMNGVDPLLVDYLLSFPGVKADLVNNKGLSPLDIALHAVSQDKPNFGNIVQRLKDHGATQSLVCHCRSESPPWKSQQTTNKTGIESKILDVDTLVASLIATVTFAAVFQIPGGTDKESGLASMSLETVFHVFLFSDCLAFFASMTVVIAWIFRERLQTKLVADRSALAKLSMVSFGIAIVSTCHGYLQVRL, encoded by the exons ATGCTTCGTGATCTCTTCGTTGCTACCAGAAAGGGCGATCTCAAAGTCCTGCAAGATATATATGGACAGAACCAGCGGCATGTGACCAGGGGACTTACTTTTGAAGGAAATAGTGCTCTGCACATCGCTACAAGAGAAGGGCATCTCGATGTTGTTAAATGGCTAGTTAGTGTGAAGCCCTGCTTGGCTGCAGCTCGTAATTCTGATAAGAATACGGCGCTGCATGAAGCTGCTAAGAAGGGTAAGCCTGAGGTTGTGAAAACTCTGCTTAAGTTTAACAAGTATGCTGTGTACAGGCGCAATCAGTTTGGAGAGACTGCCCTGATAATAGCTTCAGAGCACAGTCATGTGGAAGCAGCGGAGCTTTTGCTAGCAGCCACGCCATTGTTTCTGGTTTTCTGGCCAAGGGAGGACCGTCAGACATGCCTCAATACTGCAGCTTATGCAGGACATCTAG ATGTAGTAAAGCTAATACTTGGTGAGTCTAGATTCTGCTTAAATATCATGCCTTTCATGCTGCTGATAGGGGATGAAAAGGGTGTCACCCCATTGCATGCAGCTGTTCATGGTGGACATAAGGAGATTGTCAAAGAGATATTAAGACCTGAGTTGAATGATTGGCATAAGAGCTTAATGACAAAGAAGGATAAATTTGGACGGTGTGCAATCCATATAGCAGCCATGAAGGGCCATGGAGATATTATAGATTTATTCATGACATCAATGCCAGATTGTATTGAGATACGAAGCACCTGCCTTAAAACTGTTGTGCACTTTGCTGTGGAATATGACCAACTATCTGTGTTCAAGAAGTTACTATTTGAAAATGAGGGCGAAACTAACGCCAAACTGGTGAGCTATGACTATGACATTTGGGGCAATACAGCCTTGCATTTGGCCGCCATGAATGGAGTGGATCCCCTG CTTGTAGACTACTTGTTGTCATTTCCTGGAGTAAAAGCAGATCTTGTCAACAATAAAGGTTTAAGCCCATTGGACATAGCATTACATGCAGTATCTCAAGATAAGCCAAACTTTGGTAATATTGTTCAACGTTTGAAAGATCATGGTGCTACACAAAGTTTAGTCTGCCATTGTAGATCAGAATCACCTCCTTGGAAGTCACAACAAACAACTAATAAAACTGGCATTGAGAGCAAAATATTGGATGTAGACACACTTGTGGCATCACTCATTGCCACAGTGACATTTGCAGCTGTATTCCAAATACCTGGTGGAACTGATAAGGAAAGTGGTCTTGCCAGTATGTCATTAGAAACAGTTTTTCATGTATTCTTATTCTCAGATTGTCTTGCCTTCTTTGCATCCATGACAGTAGTGATTGCATGGATTTTTCGAGAAAGATTGCAGACAAAACTTGTTGCAGATCGGTCAGCACTAGCCAAATTATCAATGGTAAGCTTCGGGATAGCAATAGTCTCTACATGTCATGGCTATTTACAGGTGAGATTGTGA